The following coding sequences are from one Abditibacteriota bacterium window:
- a CDS encoding right-handed parallel beta-helix repeat-containing protein has protein sequence MKIAILIFVVLLTGVCFAQEKRPEPREFTVSNAAELAEAVKEMPWTGGRIRLGPGEYRVADTLYFRGTCFLTIEGAGASTVIRKEGPGDLMQFEGNCWHDTIRDLTLEGDPAAEVSSGIVFVPDGKGDHCGSVTIRDCRIMGFAQSGVRFEGSPSKPQSSNVISGCLFQNNKSHQLYMKASNDFHIVQNQFGASPGVLPLSGCFLDGCSAGTYSMNYHWDNVKGLIAGAGSNYNRIENNRFEESAACGLQIGDSGGEASYNIIIGNTIHTNSKNNYGAYNQVEAMNANNTTFTGNQIFSWNHMTTASRNSLFLSDTCKEWIIKDNIFRHFTERAIVYDKNGKHIIKDNITGESVER, from the coding sequence ATGAAAATCGCCATCCTCATATTTGTCGTCCTGCTGACCGGCGTATGCTTTGCCCAGGAAAAGCGGCCGGAGCCCAGGGAGTTCACCGTGTCCAACGCCGCGGAGCTGGCGGAGGCCGTAAAGGAAATGCCCTGGACAGGAGGCCGGATACGGCTCGGGCCCGGAGAATACAGGGTCGCCGACACGCTGTATTTCCGGGGGACCTGCTTTCTCACCATAGAGGGGGCGGGAGCCTCCACCGTGATCAGGAAGGAAGGGCCCGGCGACCTGATGCAGTTCGAGGGCAACTGCTGGCACGATACCATCAGGGACCTGACCCTGGAGGGAGACCCGGCGGCTGAGGTGAGCTCGGGCATAGTGTTCGTGCCGGACGGCAAAGGCGACCACTGCGGCTCCGTGACCATCAGGGACTGCCGCATCATGGGCTTTGCCCAGAGCGGCGTCAGATTTGAGGGGAGCCCCTCCAAGCCCCAGTCCTCCAACGTGATATCCGGCTGCCTGTTCCAGAACAACAAGAGCCACCAGCTCTATATGAAGGCCTCCAACGACTTTCACATAGTGCAGAATCAATTCGGCGCCTCCCCCGGCGTCCTGCCTCTTTCGGGGTGTTTTCTGGACGGCTGCAGCGCCGGCACCTATTCCATGAACTATCACTGGGACAACGTCAAGGGCCTCATAGCCGGAGCCGGCTCCAACTACAACCGCATCGAAAACAACCGCTTCGAAGAATCCGCCGCCTGCGGGCTCCAGATAGGAGACAGCGGAGGCGAGGCGAGCTACAACATCATCATAGGCAACACCATACACACCAATTCCAAGAACAATTACGGGGCCTACAATCAGGTGGAGGCCATGAATGCCAACAACACCACCTTTACGGGCAACCAGATCTTCAGCTGGAACCATATGACCACGGCCTCCCGCAACTCCCTCTTTTTGTCCGACACCTGCAAGGAGTGGATCATCAAGGACAACATATTCAGGCACTTCACCGAGAGAGCCATAGTCTATGACAAGAACGGCAAGCACATCATCAAGGACAATATCACCGGCGAAAGCGTAGAAAGATAG
- a CDS encoding DEAD/DEAH box helicase, translating to MSFDTKDAAALYREARSLSERLGQVRQEEAKARQAIVSAAEKAIKPEIEQGLRDTPVTALQDEVVGWKPELLPDRYTNYQELKRDMAGSLKMYLKPEPLAAVKKAVEDKERELRGRAVPRIDAEKKDPMSALLMMAAVNYYNDRALFDSIRDFDARHPDLDRLTEELKPLAGFFGRLFASGDKKKKALAAGEALSGMVQEWKEPRSSKNVLSAQKAWEIYEKNSIAIFGMLERLLPDLFTVSEEAGEVYGLPEELAEAIACEDLSLEGLECTLRTYQEWGVRYILRQKRTLLGDEMGLGKTVQAIAAMVSVRNSGGCHFLVICPAAVIANWTREIEKFSDITAYRIHGAGKEETIKKWRSDGGCAVMSYEGTEIFTDGDRTQIDLLVADEAHYIKNPEAQRTQRAAKLARRAGRVLFMTGTPLENKREEMVSIIDMLQPEVSRSLRRPMSPREFREAVIPVYYRRKREQVLGELPELTDAKSWDDMNPEDTEAYKRALAGGNFHDVRRVSWITEDMTRSSKAQRLQEIIENARAQQRKLIVFSCYLKTLERVTALPGVDFMPAITGSLPPQKRQAIIDDFEKAPAGTVLPAQIQAGGTGLNIQAASVVVLCEPQLKPSIENQAISRAYRMGQTRNVLVYRLLCEDTIDEQILDLLKEKQNIFDQVADVSEAAGKDPQMVSLLKAEQERYA from the coding sequence ATGAGCTTTGACACCAAAGACGCGGCAGCCCTCTACAGAGAGGCGCGCAGCCTCTCGGAGAGGCTCGGGCAGGTCAGGCAGGAGGAAGCAAAGGCCCGGCAGGCCATAGTTTCCGCCGCGGAAAAAGCCATCAAGCCCGAGATAGAACAGGGTCTGAGGGATACCCCGGTGACGGCCCTGCAGGATGAGGTGGTCGGCTGGAAGCCGGAGCTGCTCCCCGACAGATACACCAATTATCAGGAGCTGAAGCGGGACATGGCAGGCTCACTGAAGATGTATCTGAAGCCGGAGCCCCTGGCTGCCGTGAAAAAAGCGGTGGAGGACAAGGAGCGGGAGCTGCGGGGACGGGCTGTCCCCCGGATAGACGCGGAGAAAAAGGACCCGATGTCGGCGCTGCTGATGATGGCGGCTGTGAACTACTACAACGACCGGGCGCTCTTTGACAGCATCAGGGATTTTGACGCCCGGCACCCGGACCTTGACCGGCTCACGGAAGAGCTGAAGCCCCTTGCCGGTTTCTTTGGGCGCCTCTTTGCCTCCGGAGACAAAAAGAAGAAGGCTCTGGCGGCCGGGGAGGCTCTGTCCGGCATGGTGCAGGAGTGGAAGGAACCCCGGAGCTCCAAAAACGTCTTGTCGGCCCAGAAGGCCTGGGAGATATACGAGAAAAACAGCATAGCGATATTCGGCATGCTGGAGCGGCTGCTGCCGGACCTGTTCACCGTCAGTGAAGAAGCCGGCGAGGTGTACGGCCTGCCCGAAGAGCTTGCCGAAGCGATAGCCTGCGAAGACCTGAGTCTCGAGGGTCTGGAGTGCACTCTCAGGACATATCAGGAGTGGGGCGTCAGGTATATCCTCAGGCAAAAAAGGACCCTGCTGGGAGACGAGATGGGCCTGGGCAAGACCGTGCAGGCCATAGCCGCCATGGTGTCCGTGCGCAACAGCGGCGGCTGTCATTTTCTGGTGATATGCCCGGCGGCGGTCATAGCCAACTGGACCAGAGAGATAGAAAAGTTTTCGGACATCACCGCCTACCGTATCCACGGGGCCGGCAAGGAGGAGACCATCAAAAAGTGGCGCAGCGACGGCGGCTGCGCGGTCATGAGCTACGAGGGGACCGAGATATTCACCGACGGGGACAGGACCCAGATAGACCTGCTGGTGGCGGACGAAGCCCACTACATCAAGAATCCCGAGGCCCAGCGGACTCAGCGGGCCGCAAAGCTGGCCCGCCGCGCCGGCAGGGTGCTGTTTATGACCGGCACCCCTCTGGAAAACAAGCGGGAGGAGATGGTCAGCATCATCGATATGCTGCAGCCCGAGGTCAGCCGGAGCCTCCGGCGCCCCATGTCTCCCCGGGAGTTCCGGGAAGCCGTGATACCCGTGTATTACAGGCGCAAGAGAGAGCAGGTGCTGGGAGAGCTGCCGGAGCTGACGGACGCCAAGTCCTGGGATGATATGAATCCCGAGGATACGGAGGCCTACAAGAGGGCTCTTGCCGGCGGGAACTTCCACGACGTGAGGCGTGTTTCCTGGATAACGGAGGACATGACCCGGTCCTCCAAGGCTCAAAGGCTTCAGGAGATCATAGAGAATGCCCGGGCCCAGCAGCGGAAGCTGATAGTCTTTTCCTGCTATCTCAAGACTCTGGAAAGGGTGACGGCCCTGCCCGGCGTGGATTTTATGCCCGCCATCACGGGCTCTCTGCCTCCACAGAAGCGGCAGGCTATCATAGACGACTTTGAAAAGGCTCCCGCGGGGACCGTGCTCCCTGCCCAGATACAGGCGGGAGGGACCGGCCTCAACATACAGGCTGCCAGCGTGGTGGTGCTGTGCGAGCCCCAGCTGAAGCCCTCCATAGAAAACCAGGCCATCTCCAGAGCCTACCGCATGGGCCAGACCCGCAACGTGCTGGTGTACCGCCTGCTGTGCGAGGACACCATTGACGAGCAGATACTGGACCTGCTCAAGGAAAAACAAAATATATTCGATCAGGTGGCGGACGTGTCCGAGGCTGCCGGCAAGGACCCTCAGATGGTGAGTCTGCTGAAAGCCGAGCAGGAACGCTACGCCTGA
- a CDS encoding GGDEF domain-containing protein, with protein MLFKDYKSLSESNLNRAVIALAACWVVLLVVFGIGTIRVAGYASKAEKQVYNLSEMSNAASMLMQGSAVLTEHARLFVITGNRDYMDAYFKEAEEDQHRDKALAIVRKQNDPKLDNIFLEGLNASRELMQTEYHAMKLACQAYGIFGVPREVADYPLTMSEMSMSFDAKKAMAVDLLFNKEYSAAKLTITNAATEYSRMAGTQSESSVWYNVHRLNRNIMLMRLGLCASMAVFVGFMFVYLILGHHRQSQAKRLKEITAKSKEQERSIISDHLTQLPNRLGLSEFLSPKLANLSKETDLYAAYLDIDFFKSINDTYGHLEGDGVLCRVADVFRKVCGEYDAFCARIGGDEFVFVFRAADNAEAELFRFRVKDAVSASNEGQKIKVSISMGYTRCDTGELTEILRKADEMLYEDKKNKHMNVTH; from the coding sequence ATGTTATTCAAAGATTACAAATCCTTATCCGAGTCCAATCTCAACAGAGCCGTGATAGCTCTTGCAGCCTGCTGGGTGGTGCTGCTGGTGGTTTTCGGCATCGGCACCATCAGGGTGGCCGGCTATGCCTCCAAGGCCGAAAAGCAGGTGTACAACCTGTCCGAGATGTCCAACGCCGCCTCTATGCTCATGCAGGGCTCAGCCGTGCTCACAGAGCATGCGAGGCTGTTCGTCATCACAGGCAACAGAGATTATATGGACGCATACTTCAAGGAGGCGGAGGAGGATCAGCACAGAGACAAGGCTCTGGCCATAGTCCGCAAGCAAAACGATCCCAAGCTGGACAACATCTTTCTGGAAGGCCTCAACGCTTCCCGGGAGCTCATGCAGACGGAGTATCACGCCATGAAGCTGGCCTGCCAGGCCTACGGCATCTTCGGCGTTCCCAGGGAAGTGGCGGATTATCCCCTGACCATGAGCGAGATGAGCATGAGCTTTGACGCAAAGAAGGCCATGGCAGTGGACCTGCTCTTCAACAAGGAGTATTCCGCCGCCAAGCTGACCATCACCAATGCGGCTACCGAGTATTCCCGTATGGCGGGCACCCAGTCGGAGAGCTCCGTGTGGTACAACGTGCACCGGCTGAACAGAAACATCATGCTCATGCGCCTGGGTCTTTGCGCCTCCATGGCCGTATTCGTGGGCTTTATGTTCGTGTATCTGATCCTGGGCCATCACAGGCAGAGCCAGGCCAAGAGGCTGAAGGAGATCACCGCCAAGTCCAAGGAACAGGAGCGCAGCATCATCAGCGACCATCTGACCCAGCTGCCCAACAGACTGGGACTGTCGGAGTTCCTGAGCCCCAAGCTGGCCAACCTTTCCAAGGAAACGGATCTCTATGCCGCCTATCTGGACATAGACTTTTTCAAGTCCATCAATGACACCTACGGCCATCTGGAAGGGGACGGAGTCCTCTGCAGGGTGGCGGACGTGTTCCGCAAGGTGTGCGGCGAATACGACGCCTTTTGCGCCAGGATAGGCGGAGACGAATTTGTGTTCGTGTTCAGGGCTGCGGACAACGCGGAGGCGGAGCTCTTCAGATTCAGAGTCAAGGACGCAGTGTCCGCATCCAACGAAGGCCAAAAGATCAAGGTGAGCATATCCATGGGCTACACCCGCTGCGATACGGGAGAGCTGACGGAGATACTCCGCAAGGCGGACGAGATGCTCTACGAGGACAAGAAGAACAAGCATATGAACGTGACCCATTAG
- a CDS encoding lipopolysaccharide biosynthesis protein, giving the protein MKDIKGKAKSGFLYKFAERAGAQGTSFVISMILARLLLPEEYGIVAMVLVFISICDVFVASGFGKSLIANKNSDYLDFSTCLWFSLGLSVVIYTLVWFSAPLIAAFYHESMLVPVVRVMALRLPVTSLACVQESYTSKNMLFRKFFFSTLTGTLASGVISITMAYMGCGIWALVAQNISREVINALVLWIIVGWRPRAVFSFARLKKIYDFGWKILVIGLIDTIHSQLRNLIIGKRYTAEDLAFYSKGHQFPHTGIMFIEPTISGVLFPALSQVQDDKDQMRDITRRITRVSSYVVFPVMLGLAAMAEPLIRVILTDKWLESAVYLQITCLALLFRPLQFVNNSVIMASGNSALLLKLDILKKAVSILLLGVSMFFGVIWVAWSLVGANLFAALVNIAPNRKILAYGYIDQFGDVCRSLFMALVMGGCMRLILFAGLAGWQTLLLQAFCGVGIYMLLTRLFREDSLAYIIKTLGDLARGKRTGREKGEEI; this is encoded by the coding sequence ATGAAAGACATCAAGGGAAAAGCCAAATCCGGCTTTTTATACAAGTTTGCGGAAAGAGCGGGAGCTCAGGGCACCAGTTTCGTCATATCCATGATCCTGGCCCGCCTGCTGCTGCCCGAAGAATACGGTATAGTGGCCATGGTGCTGGTCTTCATCAGCATCTGCGACGTGTTTGTGGCCAGCGGCTTCGGCAAGTCGCTGATCGCCAACAAGAATTCGGACTATCTGGACTTCAGCACCTGCCTGTGGTTCAGCCTGGGGCTCAGCGTGGTCATATACACCCTCGTCTGGTTTTCCGCGCCCCTTATCGCCGCCTTTTATCATGAGAGCATGCTGGTGCCCGTGGTCAGGGTCATGGCTCTCAGACTGCCCGTGACCAGCCTGGCCTGCGTGCAGGAATCCTATACCTCCAAGAACATGTTGTTCCGCAAGTTCTTCTTTTCCACCCTTACGGGCACCCTTGCCTCCGGCGTCATATCCATCACCATGGCCTATATGGGCTGCGGCATATGGGCTCTCGTGGCCCAGAATATCTCCAGAGAGGTGATCAACGCTCTGGTGCTGTGGATCATAGTGGGCTGGAGGCCCCGGGCCGTGTTTTCCTTCGCGAGGCTGAAAAAGATATACGACTTCGGCTGGAAGATACTGGTCATAGGCCTCATAGACACCATCCACAGCCAGCTGCGGAACCTGATCATAGGCAAGCGCTACACCGCCGAGGACCTGGCCTTTTACAGCAAGGGGCATCAGTTCCCCCACACGGGCATCATGTTCATAGAGCCCACCATCAGCGGCGTGCTGTTTCCCGCCCTGTCCCAGGTGCAGGACGACAAGGACCAGATGAGGGATATCACCCGGCGCATCACCCGGGTGTCCAGCTACGTGGTCTTTCCCGTGATGCTGGGCCTGGCTGCCATGGCGGAGCCCCTTATCCGGGTGATACTCACGGACAAGTGGCTGGAAAGCGCCGTGTATCTGCAGATCACCTGTCTGGCCCTTCTGTTCCGCCCCCTGCAGTTCGTCAACAACAGCGTCATCATGGCCAGCGGCAACAGCGCTCTCCTTCTGAAGCTGGACATCCTGAAAAAGGCGGTCAGCATCCTGCTGCTGGGCGTCAGTATGTTTTTCGGCGTCATCTGGGTGGCCTGGAGCCTGGTGGGGGCGAACCTCTTCGCCGCCCTGGTCAACATAGCCCCCAACAGAAAGATACTGGCCTACGGCTACATAGACCAGTTCGGAGACGTGTGCCGGAGCCTCTTTATGGCCCTTGTGATGGGCGGCTGCATGAGGCTGATACTCTTTGCCGGCCTTGCCGGCTGGCAGACCCTGCTGCTGCAGGCCTTCTGCGGGGTGGGGATCTATATGCTGCTTACCCGGCTTTTCCGGGAAGACAGCCTCGCCTATATCATCAAGACTCTGGGCGACCTGGCCCGGGGCAAACGGACCGGCAGGGAAAAGGGAGAAGAAATATGA